The genomic region AAAGTTTACAGGAAGGATGTGTTTTAAATGAGAGTTTCCATAGTTATGGGCTCGGAAAGCGACAGGGAATTTGTTGAAAGTGGAATAGAAGTTTTAAAGGAAGCAAAAGTGGAGTACGAGCTGAGCGTTTATTCTGCCCACAGAAACCTTCAAGGTTTGCTTACTTACTTGAAAAACATGCCACAAGACGTAAGGGTTATAATAGCGGTAGCTGGTCTTTCTGCGGCGTTACCGGGTATAGTGGCTTCACAAGTTGATATTCCTGTCATAGGAGTTCCAAGGGATGTTGGCCCGCTAAATGGAATAGATGCTCTCCTTTCGATGATACAGATGCCCAAGGGAATCCCTGTCGCGACTATGGGAATAGGCAAGTCCGGCATGATAAATGCGGCAAGAATGGCTGTGAGAATTTTGGGGGTGATCAAATGAAAAAAGAGGAAATTTTGAAAGTGGTAAAGGAAAAGAATTTGAGGATTATAAGACTTCAATTCACGGATTTGAATGGAACTTTGAAACAAGTAAGCGTGCCAGTTTCGGAAATGGAAAGAGTTCTGAAAAATGACATCATGTTCGATGGTTCCTCCATAGAGGGATTTGCCAGAATAGAAGAGTCAGACATGTATTTGAAACCTGATTTGGAAACTTTCACGCTTATTCCGTGGGAAAATTTTGAATCTGCCAGGATAATATGTGATGTGATGAACTCCGATGGCAGTGACTTCGAAGAATCGCCGAGATATATACTCAAAAAAGTTATAAGAGAAGCGCGAAAGATGGGGTTTGAAGCCTACGCCGGGCCGGAACCTGAATTCTTCTTGTTTGAAAATGAGAACTCTTTTCCTCAAAAGAATTCCCTGTTGGATGCCGGTAGTTATTTCGACATGTTGCCGTTGAGTAAGAGTGAATTGGCAAGAAGAGAAATGGTTCAAGCGCTTGAAGATATGAATTTCAAAGTCGAAG from Mesoaciditoga lauensis cd-1655R = DSM 25116 harbors:
- a CDS encoding AIR carboxylase family protein, with product MRVSIVMGSESDREFVESGIEVLKEAKVEYELSVYSAHRNLQGLLTYLKNMPQDVRVIIAVAGLSAALPGIVASQVDIPVIGVPRDVGPLNGIDALLSMIQMPKGIPVATMGIGKSGMINAARMAVRILGVIK